One genomic segment of Erythrolamprus reginae isolate rEryReg1 chromosome 2, rEryReg1.hap1, whole genome shotgun sequence includes these proteins:
- the RPL26L1 gene encoding ribosomal protein uL24-like — MKFNPFVTSDRSKNRKRHFNAPSHIRRKIMSSPLSKELRQKYNVRSMPIRKDDEVQVVRGHYKGQQIGKVVQVYRKKYVIYIERVQREKANGTTVHVGIHPSKVVITRLKLDKDRKKILERKAKSRQVGKEKGKYKEETIEKMQE; from the exons ATGAAGTTCAATCCATTTGTGACTTCGGATCGCAGCAAGAATCGCAAACGGCACTTCAATGCTCCGTCTCACATTCGGAGGAAGATCATGTCTTCACCCCTGTCCAAAGAATTGAGGCAGAAGTACAATGTTCGCTCTATGCCCATCCGAAAGGATGATGAAGTTCAA GTTGTTCGGGGCCATTATAAAGGACAACAGATTGGCAAGGTAGTCCAGGTATATAGAAAGAAGTATGTTATTTACATTGAGCGTGTACAGCGTGAAAAAGCGAACGGCACAACTGTACATGTGGGCATTCACCCTAGTAAG GTGGTGATCACAAGATTAAAGTTGGACAAGGATCGCAAAAAGATCTTGGAACGCAAAGCGAAGTCTCGCCAGgttggaaaagagaaaggaaaatacaagGAAGAAACAATTGAGAAGATGCAAGAATAA